The following proteins are co-located in the Pseudanabaena sp. BC1403 genome:
- the smc gene encoding chromosome segregation protein SMC, with the protein MYIKNVELTRFKSFGSTVSIPLLTGFTVVSGPNGSGKSNILDALLFALGLAGSKGMRADRLPDLVNQAHSKKGRMVEAIVTVTFALEEAEMAALQSEGVEIPTAEGQTIGEWTVMRKLRVTTQGTYTSTYYINGTPCNLSELHEQLAKFRIYPEGYNVVLQGDVTGIISMNSRERREIIDELAGVGEFDRKISTAKDKLDDVKAQEERFRIVEQELIANKEKLKSDRVKAEKYKALRLEYERMEASEAVLQQREITYQQSLRNVELVNNREQCGNIEKSLAELSQVIETGTVQLNELSDRVHTLGEEEYLSVSSNLSGQQAELRGLQRQQQSLTSSYQNNQNHIVSTQEEIDQLLRESEELESQKKFKEESAATTEKARDQQSSIVSQYRKEVQAIASASSEWVRQQTQLRQDVDNAQASLDPQKQEQTRLREVLNQRSLQLESQEKELKEILAGEGRYAVDMLSNQSLEDALRLQEAEVSGAEALVQTLAKNLAEAQLEVQLQNETIDRISQEQRVKTRQLDKLEAQVQANREVQGTRASQVVIEADLSGVYGLVAQLGLVEPRYQLALEICAGGRLGNLVVDNDEVASEAIALLKRERAGRATFLPLNKLNPAKFPSRTEAQRLGAIDYAFNLVTYEDRYQDVFSFVFGNTLVFENLNQARFHIGKHRMVTLEGEILETSGAMTGGSAPLHSSLHFGNAKPAESSETKQLRDRLLEIDQMLASLNHRLRGALTGIAKYEEQLQSARTTHRESQLKRDRIYEQIERNSRDRTRLQDQIQQTRAAIEIGQSQLSTLDGNIAELEAKLLVKRAELTELEKSGTHTRWLQAQDAMQGQEALLNSAEIELRTAKQQLGELENKHKLALEKMAQRQIRLQELRGTQAELMNSTSQIQHQIKQSEAAIVSYQARLDVLEQTIGAAKQERDACERSLRAQQQQLQQQEWQLQKNRERQTELEQQIAQFTEQLAQIELPDIVPEVPETMTLEQLQLEQRRLLKRIQSMEPVNMMAIAEYEATSQRLEELSSRLETLNQERTELLIRIENFTTLRQRAFMQAFDAVNGHFKEIFSELSDGDGYLQLENPNAPLSGGLTLVAHPKGKQVQNLSSMSGGEKSLTALSFIFALQRYRPSPFYAFDEVDMFLDGSNVERLSKMVRKQANLAQFIVVSLRRPMIEASERTIGVTQARGEHTQVLGLELRSS; encoded by the coding sequence ATGTACATTAAAAATGTAGAACTAACCAGATTTAAATCCTTTGGCTCGACCGTGTCAATCCCACTACTGACGGGGTTTACAGTGGTTTCGGGCCCCAATGGTTCGGGTAAGTCGAATATTCTCGATGCACTGCTATTTGCGCTGGGGTTAGCAGGCTCTAAGGGGATGCGCGCCGATCGCTTGCCAGATTTGGTTAACCAAGCCCATAGTAAAAAGGGGCGGATGGTCGAAGCGATCGTCACCGTGACCTTTGCCCTTGAAGAGGCAGAAATGGCAGCATTACAAAGTGAAGGGGTAGAGATTCCTACTGCGGAAGGGCAGACAATTGGCGAATGGACGGTGATGCGCAAGTTGCGCGTTACTACGCAGGGGACTTATACATCCACTTATTACATTAATGGAACTCCATGTAATTTAAGCGAATTGCATGAGCAATTAGCTAAGTTCCGTATTTATCCTGAAGGTTATAACGTCGTATTGCAAGGGGATGTTACGGGCATCATCTCGATGAATTCGCGAGAACGTCGGGAGATCATTGACGAATTGGCGGGCGTGGGTGAGTTCGATCGCAAAATTTCGACCGCCAAAGATAAATTAGATGACGTTAAGGCGCAAGAAGAGCGATTTCGGATTGTTGAGCAGGAACTGATTGCCAATAAAGAGAAGCTCAAGAGCGATCGCGTTAAGGCAGAGAAATATAAGGCGCTGCGGTTGGAATATGAGCGCATGGAGGCATCGGAGGCGGTGCTGCAACAGCGGGAGATTACTTATCAGCAATCACTGCGTAATGTTGAATTAGTTAATAATCGCGAACAATGCGGCAATATTGAGAAGTCATTAGCAGAACTCTCGCAGGTAATCGAGACGGGGACAGTGCAGCTTAATGAACTTAGCGATCGCGTCCATACTCTCGGTGAAGAAGAATATCTCTCGGTTTCTAGTAACTTGTCTGGACAACAGGCGGAACTGCGTGGATTGCAGCGTCAGCAGCAGTCACTAACTAGTTCCTATCAAAACAATCAAAATCATATTGTCAGTACCCAAGAGGAAATCGATCAACTCTTACGCGAGTCTGAAGAATTAGAATCACAGAAAAAATTTAAAGAAGAATCAGCGGCTACCACTGAAAAAGCTCGTGATCAACAATCATCGATTGTTTCGCAATATCGTAAGGAAGTGCAAGCGATCGCATCGGCTTCATCGGAATGGGTAAGGCAGCAAACACAATTGCGCCAAGATGTTGATAATGCTCAAGCATCGCTTGATCCACAAAAGCAAGAGCAAACAAGACTTAGAGAAGTCCTCAATCAGCGATCGCTCCAATTAGAATCGCAAGAAAAGGAACTCAAAGAAATTCTGGCAGGAGAAGGGCGTTATGCAGTTGATATGCTCTCCAATCAGTCCTTGGAAGATGCTCTGCGTTTGCAAGAGGCGGAAGTCAGTGGCGCTGAGGCTTTGGTACAAACCTTAGCCAAAAATCTTGCAGAAGCACAGTTAGAAGTACAGCTTCAGAACGAAACTATTGATCGCATTTCACAAGAGCAGCGAGTGAAAACGAGACAACTTGACAAACTGGAAGCCCAAGTCCAAGCCAATCGAGAAGTCCAAGGAACTAGAGCTTCACAAGTCGTGATCGAAGCGGACTTGTCAGGCGTGTACGGCTTGGTCGCTCAGCTAGGATTAGTTGAACCTCGTTATCAATTAGCTCTAGAAATCTGCGCAGGCGGACGCTTAGGTAATCTAGTTGTGGATAATGATGAAGTTGCATCGGAAGCGATCGCTTTGCTCAAACGCGAGAGAGCAGGACGCGCTACATTCTTACCGTTGAACAAACTAAATCCTGCTAAGTTTCCTTCGCGCACAGAAGCCCAGAGACTAGGCGCGATCGACTATGCCTTTAATCTCGTCACCTACGAAGACCGCTATCAAGATGTCTTCTCTTTTGTGTTTGGCAATACTCTTGTATTCGAGAACCTTAATCAAGCGAGGTTCCACATTGGCAAGCATCGCATGGTGACATTGGAAGGCGAAATTTTGGAAACTTCTGGTGCAATGACTGGTGGAAGCGCTCCTCTACATAGCAGTCTGCATTTTGGTAATGCTAAGCCTGCCGAATCTTCGGAAACCAAACAACTGCGCGATCGCCTCTTAGAAATCGACCAGATGTTAGCTAGCCTAAATCACCGTTTGCGTGGTGCATTAACGGGCATTGCTAAGTATGAAGAGCAACTACAATCAGCAAGAACTACTCATCGGGAATCCCAACTCAAGCGTGATCGCATCTACGAACAAATCGAACGCAATAGCCGCGATCGTACTCGTCTGCAAGATCAAATTCAACAAACTCGCGCTGCGATCGAAATCGGGCAATCACAACTGAGTACACTCGATGGCAATATTGCCGAACTGGAAGCTAAGCTACTAGTCAAACGCGCCGAACTGACAGAACTAGAAAAATCGGGAACCCACACCCGTTGGCTACAAGCTCAAGATGCAATGCAAGGTCAAGAAGCGCTACTTAATAGTGCGGAAATCGAACTGCGCACCGCCAAGCAACAACTAGGCGAATTGGAGAACAAGCATAAGCTCGCCTTAGAGAAAATGGCACAGCGTCAAATTCGCCTGCAAGAGTTACGAGGCACTCAAGCAGAGCTGATGAATAGCACATCGCAAATTCAGCATCAAATCAAACAATCTGAAGCAGCGATCGTCTCCTATCAAGCTCGTCTTGATGTGCTCGAACAAACCATCGGCGCGGCAAAACAAGAACGTGATGCCTGTGAGCGATCGCTGCGTGCTCAACAACAACAACTACAACAACAAGAATGGCAGCTACAAAAAAATCGCGAACGCCAAACCGAACTGGAACAGCAAATAGCTCAATTTACAGAGCAACTTGCCCAAATTGAGCTTCCTGACATTGTCCCTGAAGTTCCCGAAACCATGACCCTTGAGCAGTTGCAACTAGAGCAACGCCGTTTACTCAAGCGCATTCAGTCAATGGAACCCGTCAATATGATGGCGATCGCTGAGTACGAAGCCACATCGCAACGCCTCGAAGAACTCAGTAGTCGTCTGGAAACCCTCAATCAAGAACGTACTGAACTCTTAATTCGCATTGAGAATTTCACGACCCTGCGTCAACGTGCCTTCATGCAAGCCTTTGATGCCGTCAACGGACATTTTAAAGAAATCTTTAGCGAACTTTCCGACGGTGACGGTTATTTACAACTCGAAAATCCTAATGCGCCTCTCAGTGGTGGATTAACCCTTGTTGCTCACCCCAAGGGCAAACAAGTACAGAATCTCTCATCGATGTCTGGAGGAGAAAAATCTCTTACTGCGCTTAGCTTTATCTTCGCGCTGCAACGCTATCGCCCTTCGCCTTTCTACGCTTTCGATGAAGTCGATATGTTCCTCGATGGTTCCAACGTGGAGCGCCTTTCAAAAATGGTTCGTAAGCAAGCAAACCTTGCTCAATTTATCGTCGTCAGTCTCCGCCGCCCGATGATCGAAGCATCAGAACGCACTATTGGCGTAACTCAAGCCCGTGGAGAACATACTCAAGTTTTGGGCTTAGAACTGCGATCGAGTTGA
- a CDS encoding type II toxin-antitoxin system VapC family toxin has product MRLLLDTHIFLWFLNGDPQLSNQFRDRIQDPNNEVFLSVVSVWEATIKYQLGKLPLPESPEIYLPRQRVIHLIESLPIDEATIAQLIGLPPIHRDPFDRLLICQAIQHNLVIVSVDSAICQYPSVQILADS; this is encoded by the coding sequence ATGAGATTACTCCTAGACACCCACATTTTTCTATGGTTTCTGAACGGCGATCCACAACTCTCGAACCAATTTCGCGATCGCATCCAAGATCCAAACAACGAGGTGTTTCTGAGTGTCGTATCAGTTTGGGAAGCAACAATTAAATATCAACTTGGGAAACTACCACTTCCTGAATCACCAGAGATCTACTTGCCAAGACAAAGAGTTATCCACCTGATTGAGAGCTTACCTATTGACGAAGCAACCATAGCGCAATTGATCGGTTTACCACCAATCCATCGTGATCCCTTTGATCGCCTTCTCATCTGTCAGGCAATCCAACACAATTTAGTGATCGTTTCAGTTGATAGCGCTATCTGCCAATATCCATCCGTCCAAATTTTGGCAGATAGCTAA
- a CDS encoding DUF2281 domain-containing protein — MTAREKLIQEISQVPEELVEEMLDFLLFARSRRSKIQAPKLTQPRPYALCKGEFIVPKNFDDPLPEDILQDFENPN; from the coding sequence ATGACGGCTAGAGAGAAATTAATTCAAGAAATTTCTCAAGTTCCTGAAGAACTTGTTGAAGAAATGCTTGATTTTTTGCTGTTTGCGCGATCGCGTCGAAGTAAGATCCAAGCCCCAAAACTAACACAGCCTAGACCATATGCCCTTTGCAAAGGAGAATTTATCGTGCCTAAGAACTTTGACGATCCTTTGCCAGAAGATATTTTGCAAGACTTTGAAAATCCAAACTAG